The Bos indicus isolate NIAB-ARS_2022 breed Sahiwal x Tharparkar chromosome X, NIAB-ARS_B.indTharparkar_mat_pri_1.0, whole genome shotgun sequence genome has a window encoding:
- the FAM133A gene encoding protein FAM133A has protein sequence MGKRDNRVAYMNPIAMARWRGLSQSAGPTIQDYLNRPRPTWEEVKKQLENKKKGSKALAEFEEKMNENWKKELEKSREKLLSGNESLSKKRDRKKKKKKKSCRSSSSSSLSSDSSSSSPDSEDEEKKEGKKRKKKKNHSYKSSESSPCDSESESKESVKKKKKSKDETEKEKCIRNLSKKRKKTCPEDKPLSLESSSESDYEEEMQTKKKRRREEQEKGTEKAKKKKKKQYKKHSKKKKKKSDSSHKSV, from the coding sequence ATGGGGAAGCGGGACAATCGGGTGGCCTATATGAATCCTATAGCAATGGCCAGATGGAGGGGCCTATCTCAATCTGCAGGCCCAACAATACAAGATTATCTGAATCGACCAAGGCCCACCTGGGAAGAAGTaaagaaacaattagaaaataaaaagaaaggctcCAAGGCATTAGctgaatttgaagaaaaaatgaatgagaactggaagaaggaactagaaaaaagcagagagaaattaTTAAGTGGAAATGAGAGTTTAtccaaaaaaagagacagaaagaaaaagaaaaagaagaaatcttgtCGGTCTTCATCTTCTTCTTCATTAAGCTCTGATTCTTCAAGCAGTTCCCCAGATTCtgaagatgaggaaaagaaagaaggaaaaaagagaaagaaaaagaagaaccatTCATACAAATCATCAGAAAGCTCTCCATGTGATTCTGAATCAGAGAGCAAGGaatctgtaaaaaagaaaaagaagtcaaaggatgaaacagagaaagaaaagtgtaTTAGAAAtctcagcaaaaaaagaaagaaaacttgtcCTGAGGATAAACCTTTATCATTGGAGTCCTCATCAGAATCAGATTATGAAGAAGAGatgcaaacaaaaaagaagagaagacgtgaagagcaagaaaaaggaacagaaaaggcaaaaaagaagaagaagaaacagtaCAAAAAACAtagtaagaagaagaaaaagaaatcagattcaAGTCACAAATCAGTATag